The following coding sequences are from one Musa acuminata AAA Group cultivar baxijiao chromosome BXJ2-4, Cavendish_Baxijiao_AAA, whole genome shotgun sequence window:
- the LOC135609190 gene encoding UDP-glycosyltransferase 73E1-like yields the protein MQHHLAPTTGNGESKTRPHFVLVPFLAQGHMIPMADMAVLLAERGARVSIITTPVNVARTEAVVRRVRRAGIAVEFVELTFPCAEAGLPEGCERIDLLPSYELLKQFHDATGLLRHPLTQHLRAQRQPPTCMIADSCNPWTKGVAKELRMPYLLFHGPSCLNMLCARMILRHKIYEQIGDPFEPFDVPGLPHRLEISMAQTAWFITMPGWEKFREEVWEAETAADGFVINTFEALEATYVQCYSREAKGKKVWTIGPLSLSNQDPDDKAARGNKASVDKHRILLWLDEKAPRSVVYVSFGSIVRHSPAQVLEIGRGLEASGQAFLWVIKEVDASSPEVEKWLSCGVFQERVGDKGLIIKGWAPQAAILSHPAVGGFVTHCGWNSVVEAVSEGVPMATWPHFSSDQYINERLIVDVLRTGVAVGVTVPDAHVGAEEIEKAVLRLMDGGEKGEERRERARELGRKAKEAMEVGGSSYANVTQLIHYASHHDQAQG from the coding sequence ATGCAACACCACCTTGCGCCAACCACCGGTAATGGCGAAAGCAAGACGAGGCCTCACTTCGTATTGGTTCCCTTCCTGGCGCAGGGGCACATGATCCCCATGGCCGACATGGCCGTCCTCCTCGCCGAGCGAGGTGCCCGCGTCAGCATCATCACCACCCCCGTCAACGTTGCCAGGACCGAGGCCGTCGTCCGTCGCGTCAGGCGAGCCGGCATCGCGGTCGAGTTCGTTGAGCTTACCTTCCCTTGCGCCGAAGCTGGACTTCCCGAAGGATGCGAGAGAATCGACCTGCTGCCTTCTTATGAATTGTTGAAACAGTTTCACGACGCTACCGGCCTTCTCCGTCACCCCCTTACGCAGCACCTTCGAGCCCAGCGGCAACCCCCGACGTGCATGATCGCTGACTCATGTAATCCTTGGACGAAGGGAGTTGCCAAGGAGCTCCGGATGCCATATCTCCTCTTCCACGGCCCCTCCTGCTTGAATATGCTGTGCGCACGCATGATCCTACGGCACAAGATCTACGAGCAGATCGGTGACCCGTTCGAGCCTTTTGACGTGCCCGGCTTGCCTCACCGGCTCGAGATCAGCATGGCCCAGACGGCGTGGTTCATCACCATGCCGGGGTGGGAAAAGTTCCGCGAGGAGGTCTGGGAGGCGGAGACGGCCGCGGATGGGTTCGTGATCAACacgtttgaagccttggaggccacATACGTCCAGTGCTACAGCAGAGAGGCGAAGGGGAAGAAGGTTTGGACGATCGGGCCACTGTCGCTGTCGAACCAGGATCCGGACGACAAGGCCGCGAGAGGGAACAAGGCGTCCGTGGACAAACATCGAATCCTTCTCTGGCTCGACGAGAAGGCCCCGAGGTCTGTCGTCTATGTCAGCTTCGGCAGCATCGTCCGCCACAGCCCGGCTCAGGTACTGGAGATAGGGCGTGGGCTGGAAGCATCCGGCCAGGCCTTCCTTtgggtgatcaaggaggtcgatgcgTCGTCCCCTGAGGTGGAGAAGTGGCTGTCTTGCGGCGTCTTCCAGGAGAGGGTCGGTGACAAGGGACTTATCATCAAGGGATGGGCGCCTCAGGCGGCGATCTTGTCGCACCCGGCGGTCGGAGGATTCGTGACACACTGCGGATGGAACTCGGTGGTGGAGGCGGTGTCGGAGGGCGTGCCGATGGCGACATGGCCTCACTTCAGCAGCGACCAGTACATTAATGAGAGGCTGATCGTGGACGTTCTGCGAACCGGAGTGGCGGTGGGCGTGACGGTGCCCGACGCCCACGTAGGCGCAGAAGAGATAGAGAAGGCGGTCTTGAGACTGATGGACGGAGGCGAGAAAGGAGAAGAGAGACGGGAGAGAGCAAGAGAGCTGGGGAGGAAGGCCAAGGAGGCAATGGAAGTAGGAGGCTCATCTTATGCCAACGTGACACAGTTGATCCATTATGCATCGCACCATGATCAAGCACAAGGATGA
- the LOC103983500 gene encoding UDP-glycosyltransferase 73D1-like: MIKKGLALLVVHTPSIGAVERGREEREENRRGSQEQNEASLRVGSLPGAGPWPHANTTILLAKHGAIVSFITAPINAARTDAVISHARRVGLPTDFVEPPFPCTKVGVPEGCENVDLLPSMSLLQPFFTATSVLHQPLKQHLQAQRQAPGCMVADCCNPWMREFAKELRIAISPLPRPLLLEKFREEVREAKMVADGFVINTFETLDATYIECYTREVKGKKVWI; this comes from the exons atgatcaagaaggggctggcccttcttgttgtccacacgccCTCAATTGGGGCTGTTGAACGAGgaagagaggagagggaggagaataggaggggtaGTCAAGAG CAAAACGAAGCCTCACTTCGTGTTGGTTCCCTTCCTGGTGCTGGGCCATGGCCCCATGCCAACACGACCATCCTCCTCGCCAAGCATGGCGCCATCGTTAGCTTCATCACCGCCCCTATCAATGCTGCCAGGACCGATGCCGTCATCAGCCATGCTAGACGAGTCGGCCTACCGACCGACTTCGTTGAACCTCCTTTCCCTTGCACCAAAGTGGGGGTCCCCGAGGGGTGCGAGAACGTCGACCTGCTGCCTTCTATGTCATTGCTTCAACCATTCTTCACGGCCACCAGCGTTCTCCATCAACCCCTTAAGCAACACCTTCAAGCCCAGCGGCAAGCCCCGGGGTGCATGGTCGCCGATTGTTGCAACCCTTGGATGAGGGAGTTCGCGAAGGAGCTCCGGATTGCCATATCTCCTCTTCCACGGCCCCTCCTGCTT GAAAAGTTCCGCGAGGAGGTTCGGGAGGCGAAGATGGTTGCTGACGGGTTCGTGATCAATACATTTGAGACCTTAGATGCAACATACATCGAGTGCTACACTAGAGAGGTGAAGGGGAAGAAGGTTTGGATCTAG